One segment of Mastomys coucha isolate ucsf_1 unplaced genomic scaffold, UCSF_Mcou_1 pScaffold23, whole genome shotgun sequence DNA contains the following:
- the Ccdc84 gene encoding coiled-coil domain-containing protein 84 isoform X2 has translation MLAPSAFQTHQRKTEKTGENENILVLDSGEERLLLQKIRVQFSELKGLLVIGSLGIPQSHTSHKRFTGKDTRTLSLPRQKAARHGIGASRGTGSSQVAPPRPARKGQGSVGGDEPPLVAVFAGPGSMAPPQRCPLCRQTFFCGRGHVYSHKHQRQLKGALERLLPQVEAARRAVRAAQVERYVPEHDRCCWCPCCGCEVRKHLSHGNLTVLHGGLLEHLASPEHKKATNKFWWENKANAQMKEKFLISPQDYARFKKSMVKGLDSYEEKEDEVIKEMAAQIREVEQSRQEVVRSVLEPQAESDPEEGSSAPESWKATNGHVASSSQQVSHLALQPVAELDWMETGQHLTFIGHQDTPGVGNIHSGATPPWMIQEEEHSSGSLPIGPSYEEFLKEKEKQKLKKLPPDRVGANFDHSSNTSAGWLPSFGRVWNNGRRWQSRHQFKTEAATRSKQPDKGKS, from the exons ATGCTAGCTCCGAGTGCTTTCCAG acacatcagagaaagacagagaaaacaggagagaaTGAGAACATTCTCGTGCTGGACAGTGGTGAAGAGCGCTTGCTGTTGCAGAAGATccgagttcagttctcagaactgaAAGGTTTGCTGGTAATCGGGAGCCTAGGAATACCACAGAGTCAcacctcacacaagagatttactGGGAAAGATACAAGAACATTGTCTCTACCCAGGCAAAAAGCCGCAAGGCACGGCATAGGAG CCTCTAGGGGAACCGGGAGCTCGCAGGTCGCCCCGCCCCGTCCGGCCCGGAAGGGTCAGGGGTCAGTGGGTGGTGACGAGCCGCCGCTGGTGGCTGTGTTCGCGGGTCCTGGGTCTATGGCGCCACCGCAGCGATGTCCTCTGTGTCGGCAAACTTTCTTCTGTGGTCGCGGGCACGTCTACAGCCACAAGCACCAGCGGCAGTTGAAGGGGGCTCTGGAGCGGCTTCTACCGCAG GTGGAGGCCGCCCGCAGGGCCGTCCGCGCCGCCCAGGTGGAGCGCTATGTCCCAGAGCACGATCGGTGCTGTTGGTGCCCGTGCTGTGGCTGCGAGGTGCGAAAACACCTGAGCCATGGAAACCTGACAGTGCTACACGGGGGTCTGCTGGAACATCTGGCCAG CCCAGAGCACAAGAAAGCCACCAACAAATTCTGGTGGGAGAACAAGGCCAATGCCCAGATGAAAGAGAAGTTTCTGATCTCCCCCCAGGATTATGCGCG GTTTAAGAAGTCCATGGTGAAGGGCTTGGATTCCTATGAGGAAAAGGAGGACGAGGTGATTAAAGAG ATGGCAGCTCAGATCCGCGAGGTAGAACAGAGTCGACAGGAAGTGGTCCGATCTGTCTTAGAG CCTCAGGCAGAGTCAGATCCAGAGGAGGGTTCTTCAGCACCTGAAAGTTGGAAAGCGACCAACGG CCATGTAGCCTCCAGCTCACAGCAGGTATCACACTTGGCCTTGCAACCTGTTGCAGAGCTTGATTGGATGGAGACAGGACAGCACCTAACATTCATTGGCCATCAG GATACACCTGGAGTTGGTAACATTCACTCAG GTGCCACACCTCCCTGGATGATCCAAGAGGAAGAGCACAGCTCTGGAAGCCTCCCAATAGGACCTTCCTATGAAGAATTTCTCAAAGAAA aggaaaaacaaaaactgaagaaactCCCTCCAGATAGAGTTGGGGCCAACTTTGATCACAGTTCCAACACCAGTGCAGGCTGGCTGCCCTCTTTTGGCAGAGTCTGGAATAATGGACGCCGCTGGCAGTCCAG GCATCAATTCAAAACTGAAGCTGCAACAAGAAGCAAGCAGCCAGATAAAGGGAAAAGCTGA
- the Ccdc84 gene encoding coiled-coil domain-containing protein 84 isoform X1 — protein sequence MLAPSAFQTHQRKTEKTGENENILVLDSGEERLLLQKIRVQFSELKGLLVIGSLGIPQSHTSHKRFTGKDTRTLSLPRQKAARHGIGASRGTGSSQVAPPRPARKGQGSVGGDEPPLVAVFAGPGSMAPPQRCPLCRQTFFCGRGHVYSHKHQRQLKGALERLLPQVEAARRAVRAAQVERYVPEHDRCCWCPCCGCEVRKHLSHGNLTVLHGGLLEHLASPEHKKATNKFWWENKANAQMKEKFLISPQDYARFKKSMVKGLDSYEEKEDEVIKEMAAQIREVEQSRQEVVRSVLEPQAESDPEEGSSAPESWKATNGLAPLSFSHVASSSQQVSHLALQPVAELDWMETGQHLTFIGHQDTPGVGNIHSGATPPWMIQEEEHSSGSLPIGPSYEEFLKEKEKQKLKKLPPDRVGANFDHSSNTSAGWLPSFGRVWNNGRRWQSRHQFKTEAATRSKQPDKGKS from the exons ATGCTAGCTCCGAGTGCTTTCCAG acacatcagagaaagacagagaaaacaggagagaaTGAGAACATTCTCGTGCTGGACAGTGGTGAAGAGCGCTTGCTGTTGCAGAAGATccgagttcagttctcagaactgaAAGGTTTGCTGGTAATCGGGAGCCTAGGAATACCACAGAGTCAcacctcacacaagagatttactGGGAAAGATACAAGAACATTGTCTCTACCCAGGCAAAAAGCCGCAAGGCACGGCATAGGAG CCTCTAGGGGAACCGGGAGCTCGCAGGTCGCCCCGCCCCGTCCGGCCCGGAAGGGTCAGGGGTCAGTGGGTGGTGACGAGCCGCCGCTGGTGGCTGTGTTCGCGGGTCCTGGGTCTATGGCGCCACCGCAGCGATGTCCTCTGTGTCGGCAAACTTTCTTCTGTGGTCGCGGGCACGTCTACAGCCACAAGCACCAGCGGCAGTTGAAGGGGGCTCTGGAGCGGCTTCTACCGCAG GTGGAGGCCGCCCGCAGGGCCGTCCGCGCCGCCCAGGTGGAGCGCTATGTCCCAGAGCACGATCGGTGCTGTTGGTGCCCGTGCTGTGGCTGCGAGGTGCGAAAACACCTGAGCCATGGAAACCTGACAGTGCTACACGGGGGTCTGCTGGAACATCTGGCCAG CCCAGAGCACAAGAAAGCCACCAACAAATTCTGGTGGGAGAACAAGGCCAATGCCCAGATGAAAGAGAAGTTTCTGATCTCCCCCCAGGATTATGCGCG GTTTAAGAAGTCCATGGTGAAGGGCTTGGATTCCTATGAGGAAAAGGAGGACGAGGTGATTAAAGAG ATGGCAGCTCAGATCCGCGAGGTAGAACAGAGTCGACAGGAAGTGGTCCGATCTGTCTTAGAG CCTCAGGCAGAGTCAGATCCAGAGGAGGGTTCTTCAGCACCTGAAAGTTGGAAAGCGACCAACGG CCTGGCTCCCCTGTCTTTCAGCCATGTAGCCTCCAGCTCACAGCAGGTATCACACTTGGCCTTGCAACCTGTTGCAGAGCTTGATTGGATGGAGACAGGACAGCACCTAACATTCATTGGCCATCAG GATACACCTGGAGTTGGTAACATTCACTCAG GTGCCACACCTCCCTGGATGATCCAAGAGGAAGAGCACAGCTCTGGAAGCCTCCCAATAGGACCTTCCTATGAAGAATTTCTCAAAGAAA aggaaaaacaaaaactgaagaaactCCCTCCAGATAGAGTTGGGGCCAACTTTGATCACAGTTCCAACACCAGTGCAGGCTGGCTGCCCTCTTTTGGCAGAGTCTGGAATAATGGACGCCGCTGGCAGTCCAG GCATCAATTCAAAACTGAAGCTGCAACAAGAAGCAAGCAGCCAGATAAAGGGAAAAGCTGA
- the Ccdc84 gene encoding coiled-coil domain-containing protein 84 isoform X3, whose product MLAPSAFQTHQRKTEKTGENENILVLDSGEERLLLQKIRVQFSELKASRGTGSSQVAPPRPARKGQGSVGGDEPPLVAVFAGPGSMAPPQRCPLCRQTFFCGRGHVYSHKHQRQLKGALERLLPQVEAARRAVRAAQVERYVPEHDRCCWCPCCGCEVRKHLSHGNLTVLHGGLLEHLASPEHKKATNKFWWENKANAQMKEKFLISPQDYARFKKSMVKGLDSYEEKEDEVIKEMAAQIREVEQSRQEVVRSVLEPQAESDPEEGSSAPESWKATNGLAPLSFSHVASSSQQVSHLALQPVAELDWMETGQHLTFIGHQDTPGVGNIHSGATPPWMIQEEEHSSGSLPIGPSYEEFLKEKEKQKLKKLPPDRVGANFDHSSNTSAGWLPSFGRVWNNGRRWQSRHQFKTEAATRSKQPDKGKS is encoded by the exons ATGCTAGCTCCGAGTGCTTTCCAG acacatcagagaaagacagagaaaacaggagagaaTGAGAACATTCTCGTGCTGGACAGTGGTGAAGAGCGCTTGCTGTTGCAGAAGATccgagttcagttctcagaactgaAAG CCTCTAGGGGAACCGGGAGCTCGCAGGTCGCCCCGCCCCGTCCGGCCCGGAAGGGTCAGGGGTCAGTGGGTGGTGACGAGCCGCCGCTGGTGGCTGTGTTCGCGGGTCCTGGGTCTATGGCGCCACCGCAGCGATGTCCTCTGTGTCGGCAAACTTTCTTCTGTGGTCGCGGGCACGTCTACAGCCACAAGCACCAGCGGCAGTTGAAGGGGGCTCTGGAGCGGCTTCTACCGCAG GTGGAGGCCGCCCGCAGGGCCGTCCGCGCCGCCCAGGTGGAGCGCTATGTCCCAGAGCACGATCGGTGCTGTTGGTGCCCGTGCTGTGGCTGCGAGGTGCGAAAACACCTGAGCCATGGAAACCTGACAGTGCTACACGGGGGTCTGCTGGAACATCTGGCCAG CCCAGAGCACAAGAAAGCCACCAACAAATTCTGGTGGGAGAACAAGGCCAATGCCCAGATGAAAGAGAAGTTTCTGATCTCCCCCCAGGATTATGCGCG GTTTAAGAAGTCCATGGTGAAGGGCTTGGATTCCTATGAGGAAAAGGAGGACGAGGTGATTAAAGAG ATGGCAGCTCAGATCCGCGAGGTAGAACAGAGTCGACAGGAAGTGGTCCGATCTGTCTTAGAG CCTCAGGCAGAGTCAGATCCAGAGGAGGGTTCTTCAGCACCTGAAAGTTGGAAAGCGACCAACGG CCTGGCTCCCCTGTCTTTCAGCCATGTAGCCTCCAGCTCACAGCAGGTATCACACTTGGCCTTGCAACCTGTTGCAGAGCTTGATTGGATGGAGACAGGACAGCACCTAACATTCATTGGCCATCAG GATACACCTGGAGTTGGTAACATTCACTCAG GTGCCACACCTCCCTGGATGATCCAAGAGGAAGAGCACAGCTCTGGAAGCCTCCCAATAGGACCTTCCTATGAAGAATTTCTCAAAGAAA aggaaaaacaaaaactgaagaaactCCCTCCAGATAGAGTTGGGGCCAACTTTGATCACAGTTCCAACACCAGTGCAGGCTGGCTGCCCTCTTTTGGCAGAGTCTGGAATAATGGACGCCGCTGGCAGTCCAG GCATCAATTCAAAACTGAAGCTGCAACAAGAAGCAAGCAGCCAGATAAAGGGAAAAGCTGA